The genomic DNA TGGCCAGTCCGGCGTCCTTGGCAGCCCGGATGACCCGGACGGCAATCTCTCCACGGTTGGCGACTAGCACCTTGGAGATCTTGGAACTGGCGTGGTTGGCCACAGTGCCTCCTGACGGCGGTTCTCTAAGAAATGTCTTTAAGAATGTATCGCGTGCAGTGTAAGGCCTAACCGGCGGATCCCCACTTCGGGAAACGAAGGCGCCGGGACGTTTTCTTAGAGATTGCCCAATCGACCCGCTTGACCCGCGCTTTCTCACCGAACATCTGCTTGGGTGATACTGGTGCCGCACCGGACCCGCCGGGGAGCCACGAGTAAGGGGACACCGTTGTTCGTCGAGCCGCAGGCCTCAGACCCCGAATTGATCGCGCGCAAGCGGGCGGTCAACCCGAACGTCCGCATCCCACCGAAGATGCAGTGGGTGACCGACGACGACGGCAACATCCTCAAGCACGAATTGCCGGGGGAGACCCTGTGGCACCGAATCCGCGACACCTACGCCGCGCTGTTCTACAGCTCGGTCGTCACCCACATCCCGTTCCACTTCATCCGGCTGGGCTACCTGCGGCTGTTCGGGGCGAAGATCGGCAAGGGCTCCGCGATCAACCGCGGCACGAGCGTCTGGTCGATTCCCTACCTGGTGATCGGTGACCGCGTGTCCATCGGCTTCCGGTGTGTCCTCGACGCGCGCGCGGGCATCGCGATCGGCAACGACGTCGTCATCGCCAGCGACACGCACATCATCGCCGGCGGGCACGACATCAATCACCCGAACTTCGTGCCGGCACCGAATCCACCGGACCCCATCGTCATCGACGACCACGTGTGGATCGCGACGCGCGCCATCGTCCTGCCGTCGTTGCTCGGCCGGGGTGCCGTGGTGGCCGCACACACCGTCGTGAACAAAGAGGTGCCGCCGTTCGGCATCGTCGGCGGCGTGCCCGGCAAGATCATCGGCCAGCGCAACCCGGACGCGCTGCACTACAGCGGCAAGTTCAAGCTGCCGTTCTTCTGAGCCTGATCCGCATCAAGCGTCGCGTAGGCGGCGCTTGATGCGCGTCAGCATCGCCGACATGCCCCGCAGGCGCAGCGGGCTGATCAGCTTGGCCAGCCCCAGGTCGGCGTAGAAGTCGTCGGGCACCGCGAGGATGTCGGACGCCGGCAGGCCGTCCAGGCCGGCCGCGAGGATGGCCGCGAAACCCCGTGTCGTCGGGGCTTCGGCCGGCGCACTGAAGTACAACCGCACATGCTCGGGATCTGCGGCGTCGACGTGCAGGAACAACGGCGACTGGCATTCCGGCACCGGCTCCATCGCGGCTTCTTCGAGCGACGACGGCAGCGGCGGGAGTTCGTTCGCGAACTCCAGCAGCAGTGCCAGCTTGTCCTGTCCCTGGACGTCGGCGAAATCCGACACCACCTCGGCCAGGGCTTCAGGCATGGGGCCGGGGACGGTCATGCCGAGCCCGGCGCCGGCC from Mycolicibacterium phocaicum includes the following:
- a CDS encoding acyltransferase: MPHRTRRGATSKGTPLFVEPQASDPELIARKRAVNPNVRIPPKMQWVTDDDGNILKHELPGETLWHRIRDTYAALFYSSVVTHIPFHFIRLGYLRLFGAKIGKGSAINRGTSVWSIPYLVIGDRVSIGFRCVLDARAGIAIGNDVVIASDTHIIAGGHDINHPNFVPAPNPPDPIVIDDHVWIATRAIVLPSLLGRGAVVAAHTVVNKEVPPFGIVGGVPGKIIGQRNPDALHYSGKFKLPFF
- a CDS encoding SufE family protein, which encodes MPEALAEVVSDFADVQGQDKLALLLEFANELPPLPSSLEEAAMEPVPECQSPLFLHVDAADPEHVRLYFSAPAEAPTTRGFAAILAAGLDGLPASDILAVPDDFYADLGLAKLISPLRLRGMSAMLTRIKRRLRDA